The Equus caballus isolate H_3958 breed thoroughbred chromosome 12, TB-T2T, whole genome shotgun sequence genome contains a region encoding:
- the DRD4 gene encoding D(4) dopamine receptor produces the protein MGNRTAADADALLAGRGPGAGGGAGTPGAAAALAGGVLLIGAVLAGNSLVCVSVAAERSLQTPTNYFIVSLAAADLLLALLVLPLFVYSEVQGGVWLLSPGLCDALMAMDVMLCTASIFNLCAISVDRFVAVAVPLSYNRQSRGGRQLLLIGATWLLSAAVAAPVLCGLNDAHGRDPAVCRLEDRDYVVYSSVCSFFLPCPLMLLLYWATFRGLRRWEAARRAKLHGRAPHRTSGPGPPAPDATALRGPLPPDAIPPPGPQPPDATQLPRAITSPNAIPFSDASAHPDATQLPSVTPASDATPPPNATAPPDATPPPDAILYPDATAPPDATLPPDAILSPDAIPSPDAIPCPDAVAPLHAIPAEPPLQARRRRRAKITGRERKAMRVLPVVVGVFLLCWSPFFVVHITRALCPTCAVSPRLVSAVTWLGYVNSALNPVIYTVFNAEFRNVFRKALRLRC, from the exons ATGGGGAACCGCACCGCCGCGGACGCGGACGCGCTGCTGGCGGGGCGCGGGCCGGGTGCGGGCGGCGGTGCGGGGACCCCTGGGGCGGCGGCGGCGTTGGCGGGGGGCGTGCTGCTCATCGGCGCAGTGCTCGCGGGGAACTCGCTCGTGTGCGTGAGCGTGGCGGCCGAGCGCTCCCTGCAGACTCCCACCAACTACTTTATCGTGAGCCTGGCGGCCGCCGACCTCCTACTCGCCCTGCTCGTGCTGCCTCTCTTCGTCTACTCCGAG GTCCAGGGCGGCGTGTGGCTGCTGAGCCCCGGCCTCTGCGACGCGCTCATGGCCATGGACGTCATGCTGTGCACCGCCTCCATCTTCAACCTGTGCGCCATCAGCGTGGACAG GTTCGTGGCCGTGGCCGTGCCCTTGAGCTACAACCGCCAGAGCCGGGGCGGCCGTCAGCTGCTGCTCATCGGCGCCACGTGGCTGCTgtcggcggcggtggccgcgccCGTGCTGTGCGGCCTCAACGACGCTCACGGCCGCGACCCCGCCGTGTGCCGCCTGGAGGACCGCGACTACGTGGTCTACTCATCCGTGTGCTCCTTCTTCCTGCCCTGCCCGCTCATGCTGCTGCTCTACTGGGCCACCTTCCGGGGCCTGCGGCGCTGGGAGGCCGCCCGCCGCGCCAAGCTGCACGGCCGTGCCCCGCACCGGACCAGCGGCCCGGGCCCTCCGGCCCCCGACGCCACCGCGCTCCGGGGCCCGCTGCCCCCCGACGCCATCCCGCCCCCTGGGCCACAGCCCCCAGACGCAACCCAGCTCCCCAGGGCCATCACGTCTCCCAACGCCATCCCGTTCTCCGACGCCAGTGCGCACCCGGACGCAACCCAGCTCCCCAGTGTCACCCCGGCCTCCgacgccaccccgccccccaaCGCCACCGCACCCCCTGACGCCACCCCGCCCCCTGACGCCATCCTGTACCCCGACGCCACTGCACCCCCTGACGCCACCCTGCCCCCCGACGCCATCCTGTCCCCGGATGCCATCCCGTCCCCCGATGCCATCCCGTGCCCCGATGCCGTCGCACCCCTCCACGCCATCCCGGCCGAGCCCCCGCTGCAGGCCCGCAGGAGGAGGCGCGCCAAGATCACCGGCCGGGAGCGCAAGGCCATGAGGGTCCTGCCTGTGGTGGTCG GGGTCTTCCTGCTGTGCTGGTCGCCCTTCTTCGTCGTGCACATCACGCGGGCACTGTGTCCCACCTGCGCGGTGTCCCCGCGGCTGGTCAGCGCAGTCACCTGGCTGGGCTACGTCAACAGCGCCCTCAACCCCGTCATCTACACCGTCTTCAACGCCGAGTTCCGCAACGTCTTCCGCAAGGCCCTGCGCCTCCGCTGCTGA